From a region of the Sinorhizobium sp. B11 genome:
- the pstC gene encoding phosphate ABC transporter permease subunit PstC — MSTSIILLCLVVIGAVAYVAARSRASALSGGRSAALHSRPAYYGSYAAIWAALPSLIVLCVWLAVSPGIISSSVRGAFPDDVKAQPAVQQDLAYSMVATIARGMNLLTSDEVSSLSGNPAGLQAKLSEKGVPLAGEPQPYMIDAAKTLNSESMTSRTIMTAIVLLISVAGAFYALRSVAPRFRARNRVERVMLWALLVASSIAILTTIGIVLSMLSEAARFFSVVPFVDFFFGTVWDPRFAGAGSSSFGQFGLIPLLLGTLYIGLVAMLVAVPVGLFAAIYMAEYASPKVRSIAKPLLEVLAGIPTIVYGFFALVTVGPFLRDFSSQISGLLTGNYTNFIQAQSVITAGIVMGIMLIPYVSSLSDDIITAVPRALRDGSLGLGATRSETIKKVVLPAALPGIVGALLMTASRAIGETMIVVLAAGVAARIQINPFEPMTTVTVKIVNQLTGDLEFTSPQTLVAFALGITLFCITLCLNIYALYIVRKYREQYE; from the coding sequence ATGAGCACATCCATCATACTCTTGTGCCTGGTGGTGATCGGCGCCGTTGCCTATGTGGCTGCGCGCAGCCGCGCTAGCGCACTTTCCGGAGGCAGATCTGCTGCCCTGCATTCGCGGCCGGCCTATTATGGCTCCTATGCCGCGATCTGGGCTGCTCTGCCGTCCCTGATCGTTCTGTGTGTCTGGCTGGCTGTCAGCCCGGGCATCATCTCTTCTTCTGTTCGCGGCGCCTTTCCTGACGACGTGAAGGCGCAGCCGGCCGTCCAGCAGGATCTCGCCTACAGCATGGTCGCCACCATTGCCCGCGGCATGAACCTGCTGACCTCGGATGAGGTTTCCTCCCTCTCGGGCAATCCCGCGGGCTTGCAGGCAAAGCTCAGTGAAAAGGGTGTGCCGCTCGCCGGCGAGCCGCAGCCTTACATGATCGATGCCGCAAAGACCCTGAACTCTGAGAGCATGACGAGCCGCACCATCATGACGGCGATCGTTCTGCTCATTTCCGTCGCAGGCGCCTTCTATGCGTTGCGCTCGGTTGCTCCGCGCTTCCGCGCCCGCAATCGTGTCGAGCGTGTCATGCTCTGGGCGCTGCTCGTTGCATCCTCCATCGCCATTCTGACGACGATCGGCATCGTTCTCTCGATGCTGTCAGAAGCGGCACGTTTCTTCTCCGTCGTTCCCTTCGTCGACTTCTTCTTCGGAACGGTCTGGGATCCGCGCTTTGCCGGTGCGGGCAGCTCCTCCTTCGGCCAGTTCGGACTCATCCCGCTCCTGCTCGGCACGCTCTATATCGGCTTGGTCGCCATGCTGGTCGCCGTGCCGGTTGGCCTCTTTGCCGCCATCTATATGGCCGAATACGCCTCTCCGAAGGTCCGCTCGATCGCCAAGCCACTTCTCGAAGTGCTCGCCGGCATTCCGACCATCGTTTACGGCTTCTTCGCGCTCGTCACCGTCGGGCCGTTCCTGCGTGATTTCTCGTCGCAGATCAGCGGTCTCCTGACCGGTAACTATACGAACTTCATCCAGGCGCAGAGCGTCATCACCGCCGGCATCGTCATGGGCATCATGCTGATCCCTTACGTTTCCTCGCTGTCGGATGACATCATCACCGCCGTTCCGCGTGCCCTGCGCGACGGTTCGCTCGGCCTCGGCGCCACGCGCTCCGAAACCATCAAGAAGGTCGTCCTGCCCGCAGCTCTTCCCGGTATCGTCGGCGCGCTGCTGATGACGGCTTCCCGCGCCATCGGCGAAACCATGATCGTGGTTCTGGCCGCCGGCGTCGCCGCCCGTATCCAGATCAATCCCTTCGAGCCGATGACGACCGTGACCGTCAAGATCGTCAACCAGTTGACCGGCGACCTTGAGTTCACCTCGCCGCAGACGCTGGTCGCCTTCGCACTTGGCATCACGCTGTTCTGCATCACGCTTTGCCTCAACATTTACGCGCTCTACATCGTGCGCAAATACCGGGAGCAGTACGAATGA